A window from Citrus sinensis cultivar Valencia sweet orange chromosome 3, DVS_A1.0, whole genome shotgun sequence encodes these proteins:
- the LOC102615326 gene encoding uncharacterized protein LOC102615326 encodes MAFNTVRSWTIWSLTGAFIDLAIAYFLLCASAFVFFPHKFCNLLGLYLPCPCNGVFGYRNTCLCWHKLLIDLPRRNILYVQTMIKSKFPFDLIWFHYQPCNSDRVLCSCRICDHGVLELENEACSSSFSGPKFQNLADRESGFDARGKKVMKQRYGTRRRRRSSLAYGKSSSMQPVVAGASSSTYNGIDGLRGDDRNAAIGLDLGERKWVSFEQSGVYGKTKVEHNDSLLSETLICNARENLGKPGNEENMIRNLEEALQEEKNACAAVQLELEKERAAAASAADEAMAMILRLQADKAAIEMEARQYQRMIEEQFAYEEEEMEILKEILVRRERENHFLEKEVEAYRQLKSLRNGQTEIDLSYMISDLGQKPVHSPHPKDDPSWVQQEIRESTSTKSANWPPTYEASSIEVTSEAFQACGGVEESPSCCGEKLEKDRNYKAEVHDNLHGSILDSEPIIYDVHVIDDKTESQREEKGKASGLSNCVVTDFGVSSGELLSDSSSTSMGQSNQINGRNSSEMKNWVPELGNSQSKNFPIDSTSSASPAASSESLKIDTEVELLREMLRIVEVGKDKLSFSAEQRESINSQLKLVEDMLNRL; translated from the exons ATGGCTTTTAACACAGTTCGCTCATGGACGATTTGGAGTCTTACAGGAGCTTTTATTGACCTTGCTATTGCTTATTTTTTGCTTTGTGCATCAGCTTTTGTATTTTTCCCGCACAAGTTTTGTAATCTATTAGGACTATACTTGCCATGTCCTTGTAATGGGGTTTTTGGGTACCGGAATACTTGTTTATGTTGGCATAAACTACTTATCGATTTGCCTAGAAGAAACATTTTGTATGTCCAAACGATGATCAAGAGTAAATTcccttttgatttgatttggttTCATTATCAACCTTGCAATTCGGATAGGGTGCTGTGTTCATGTAGAATATGTGACCATGGGGTTCTTGAATTGGAGAATGAAGCGTGTTCTAGTTCATTTTCGGgcccaaaatttcaaaacttgGCTGATAGGGAAAGTGGGTTTGATGCCAGGGGAAAAAAAGTTATGAAGCAAAGGTATGGAACTCGTCGAAGGAGGAGATCATCCCTTGCATACGGAAAATCATCCTCTATGCAACCAGTTGTTGCAGGTGCTTCCAGTTCAACTTATAATGGGATTGATGGTCTTCGGGGTG atgACAGGAATGCTGCAATTGGTCTTGATCTGGGTGAAAGAAAGTGGGTTAGTTTTGAACAGAGTGGAGTATATGGGAAGACTAAGGTCGAGCACAATGATTCATTGTTGTCCGAAACATTAATATGCAATGCTCGAGAGAACTTAGGGAAACctggaaatgaagaaaatatgaTCAGAAATTTGGAAGAAGCACTTCAAGAGGAGAAAAATGCATGTGCTGCTGTTCAATTAGAgttagagaaagagagagctGCTGCTGCATCCGCCGCTGATGAAGCCATGGCCATGATATTGCGTCTTCAAGCTGATAAAGCAGCAATAGAAATGGAAGCGAGGCAGTACCAGAGAATGATAGAAGAACAATTTGCTTATGAGGAAGAAGAGATGGAAATTCTGAAAGAGATCCTTGTTAGGAGGGAGAGGGAAAATCATTTTCTGGAGAAAGAAGTTGAAGCTTATAGGCAGCTGAAATCTTTAAGGAACGGGCAGAcagaaattgatttgagttaTATGATCAGTGATTTGGGACAAAAGCCTGTACATTCACCTCATCCAAAAGATGACCCCTCGTGGGTGCAGCAGGAGATCAGGGAAAGTACGTCCACTAAGAGTGCAAACTGGCCTCCAACATATGAGGCTTCATCTATTGAGGTGACATCGGAGGCATTCCAAGCTTGCGGTGGGGTTGAGGAAAGTCCTTCATGTTGTGGAGAAAAGCTCGAGAAAGATAGGAATTATAAAGCTGAAGTACATGATAATCTTCACGGTTCCATACTTGATTCAGAGCCAATTATATATGATGTTCATGTCATTGATGATAAAACCGAATCTCAGAGGGAGGAAAAGGGAAAAGCTAGTGGACTATCAAATTGTGTAGTTACTGATTTTGGAGTCTCAAGTGGTGAGTTGCTAAGTGATAGTTCAAGTACAAGCATGGGACAGAGTAATCAGATCAATGGAAGAAACAGTtctgaaatgaaaaattgggtTCCAGAATTAGGAAACTCACAAAGTAAAAACTTCCCCATTGACTCCACTAGTAGTGCTTCACCTGCAGCCAGTAGTGAAAGCTTAAAGATAGACACTGAGGTTGAATTGCTCAGAGAAATGCTGAGAATAGTGGAAGTAGGAAAAGACAAATTGAGTTTTTCTGCAGAGCAAAGGGAAAGTATCAATTCCCAGTTGAAACTTGTGGAAGATATGTTAAACCGGCTTTGA
- the LOC102615609 gene encoding uncharacterized protein LOC102615609, translated as MALVAILTHGQPLNSAKPTPKLSNLPPIKRTPNSCSFNNFSNTSREFLYEKITNFCTFQFFKQPTFRIRSFNSEGDENYVPEDSPDEQDQRANDEILKNKTVETSGFGSSFLAKLTIAVGVAATITFLSIGLKPPNLGTSFGVQRLAEGSSSSLAMAAPSGFSFKVFGYKFILPEYAPGWIYFWLLMAAGSGLFVSEEALNIWVSISLARLLTLDGTWLSFAESFSRNAPYIVSTVLWVYWGVCISDMIPFYLGKLFTKSGASDDVCSKLGISKEKALSITQSVQKYGNLIGFVERFSLGVRNPTAFLAGTMGIPPDCFFAGVCCGGLLTLPIQLVIGFLLRERPVFALATVATVVGIWTVFPYAVAASTAIFLYLRHRYST; from the exons ATGGCTTTAGTTGCGATTTTAACGCATGGGCAACCCTTAAACTCTGCGAAACCAACACCAAAGCTCTCCAATCTTCCACCTATAAAGCGCACGCCAAACTCGTGCTCATTCAATAATTTCTCTAACACTAGCAGAGAGTTTCTCTAtgaaaagattacaaatttttgCACTTTTCAATTCTTCAAACAACCCACTTTCAG GATTAGAAGCTTTAATAGTGAGGGTGATGAAAATTATGTGCCTGAAGATAGCCCAGATGAACAAGATCAGCGTGCTAATGATGAGATACTTAAGAACAAAACAGTTGAAACCTCTGGTTTCGGGAGTTCATTTCTGGCTAAATTAACAATTGCTGTTGGGGTAGCTGCAACCATCACATTCTTATCTATTGGCCTCAAGCCGCCTAATCTTGGAACATCTTTTGGAGTTCAACGCCTCGCTGAAGGATCATCATCCTCTTTAGCTATGGCAGCCCCTTCTGGTTTTAGTTTCAAGGTCTTCGGATATAAGTTCATACTTCCAGAATATGCCCCAGG ATGGATTTACTTTTGGTTGCTTATGGCTGCTGGCAGTGGACTTTTCGTTAGTGAAGAGGCATTAAATATCTGG GTAAGCATATCTTTAGCTCGATTGCTGACTTTGGATGGCACGTGGCTGTCTTTTGCTGAATCTTTCTCCAGAAATGCCCCATACATTGTGTCCACTGTTCTGTGGGTATACTG GGGAGTTTGTATTAGTGATATGATACCATTTTACCTCGGCAAGCTTTTCACTAAAAGCGGGGCATCCGATGATGTTTGTTCCAAG TTAGGGATCAGTAAAGAGAAGGCGTTGAGCATCACTCAGTCTGTGCAAAAGTATGGCAATCTGATAGGCTTTG TAGAACGATTTTCCCTCGGAGTGAGGAATCCAACAGCTTTCCTAGCTGGGACCATG GGTATACCTCCTGATTGCTTCTTTGCTGGAGTTTGTTGTGGTGGTTTACTCACTCTTCCAATTCAG TTGGTGATTGGATTTCTACTGAGGGAGCGCCCTGTGTTTGCCCTCGCTACAGTTGCAACAGTAGTG GGAATTTGGACTGTGTTTCCTTATGCTGTAGCTGCTTCAACGGCGATATTCCTTTACTTGCGACACCGTTACTCTACTTAG